One genomic region from Haloarcula sp. DT43 encodes:
- a CDS encoding DUF58 domain-containing protein yields the protein MTIEPDFLDELGRFTAALNRQTTSIRQGDQESPRVGEGLTFSDYRRYSPGDDTRRIDWKLFARTEEYFIKQYEEERSLTVHLLVDTSASMDYGEAASHKFEYAAKLGLGFAYLTAEENNDFRFCTFRDRVERIDTGQSNRGEILSLIDQLNEMSPAGTADFESALEAYAERIRSRSLVVVFSDCLTDPEALESGVAALARNDADVLLVRVVAPGERDPGVVGDVLFADPESDEKRRSYFSGSLAETYQSRLDAHIDSVSNRVTALGADHVLVDTGEDYFDSFASVWLQ from the coding sequence ACAGGGCGACCAGGAATCCCCGCGGGTCGGCGAGGGGCTCACGTTCAGCGACTACCGGCGGTACTCGCCGGGCGACGACACGCGGCGCATCGACTGGAAACTGTTCGCCCGGACGGAGGAGTACTTCATCAAGCAGTACGAGGAGGAGCGGAGCCTGACGGTCCACCTGCTCGTCGACACGAGCGCGTCGATGGACTACGGCGAGGCGGCGAGCCACAAGTTCGAGTACGCAGCAAAGCTCGGGCTCGGGTTCGCCTACCTCACCGCGGAGGAGAACAACGACTTCCGGTTCTGTACGTTCCGCGACCGGGTCGAGCGAATCGACACCGGGCAATCGAACCGCGGCGAGATACTCTCGCTCATCGACCAGCTGAACGAGATGTCGCCGGCGGGGACGGCCGACTTCGAGTCGGCGCTGGAAGCGTACGCCGAACGCATCCGCTCGCGCTCGCTCGTCGTCGTGTTCAGTGACTGCCTGACCGACCCGGAAGCCCTCGAATCCGGGGTGGCCGCGCTCGCGCGCAACGACGCCGACGTGTTGCTGGTCCGCGTGGTCGCACCGGGCGAACGCGACCCCGGCGTCGTCGGCGACGTACTGTTTGCCGACCCCGAGAGCGACGAGAAACGGCGGTCGTATTTCAGCGGCTCGCTGGCAGAGACCTACCAGTCGCGGCTCGACGCCCACATCGACTCGGTGTCCAACCGCGTGACTGCGCTGGGGGCGGACCACGTGCTGGTCGATACCGGCGAGGACTACTTCGACTCGTTTGCGAGCGTCTGGCTGCAGTAG